The Paraburkholderia sabiae genome includes a region encoding these proteins:
- a CDS encoding ester cyclase, with protein MSMEDDNKSIVARWFNSFWGKTCNLDIVDELAAPDMLLRYSLHEPRSGRKDIKAFMTSFREAFPDLNFWGVADLIAEKDYVVGRWEGGGTHTGPAFSDFLIGSLPAATGRKMHFTGTTVLRLKDGRIVEEIGLDDGVTALQQLGLIKVA; from the coding sequence ATGTCAATGGAAGATGACAACAAATCCATCGTGGCGCGCTGGTTCAACAGTTTCTGGGGCAAGACATGCAATCTCGACATCGTCGATGAGCTCGCCGCGCCAGACATGCTTCTTCGATACTCGTTGCACGAACCGCGCTCTGGGCGCAAGGACATCAAGGCGTTCATGACCAGCTTCCGCGAAGCGTTTCCGGATCTCAACTTCTGGGGCGTCGCTGATCTTATCGCCGAGAAAGACTATGTCGTCGGTCGCTGGGAGGGCGGCGGCACACATACCGGCCCGGCATTCAGCGATTTTCTCATTGGGTCGCTACCCGCTGCGACCGGCCGGAAAATGCACTTCACAGGCACGACGGTACTTCGACTCAAAGACGGCAGGATTGTCGAAGAGATCGGACTGGATGACGGCGTGACTGCGTTGCAGCAGCTCGGACTCATCAAGGTCGCATAG